From one Microbulbifer sp. A4B17 genomic stretch:
- a CDS encoding beta-ketoacyl synthase codes for MQRLPVITAFGGFNPAGRSSFHRGYSRLVLDKLGKEERDSTLSDLAALMGLRSGDDAGGALEPALEQQVLDGTLVRELESRYYDYRKCHFHQAAHLANPQGLTFEISTRQLPQPVPPHWQLEPVQGGKVRVTTTELSVMLDSHREITVAAAGQLPTGFEPGTKYNSRFHPRGLQLALLGASDAVQSMGIDWDTVVSAAGPGNISLYAASAMSQLDPFGNGGLLQSRLRGGRVSSKQLALGLNSMPADFVNAYVLGNVGSTGAVAGACATFLYNLRAGVEDIRSGRARVAVIGAAEAPLVPEVVDGYSTMGALATTENLRKLFPGEVDYRRTSRPFGENCGFTLGEGTQWVILMDDALALELGASVYGSVAGVFTNADGTKKSISAPGPGNYLTMARAMAEARAIVGEDSLRRRSFIQAHGSSTPQNRVTESAIFDRLAGVFGITEWPICAVKAFLGHTVASASGDQLVTALGVFDRGILPGVTTVDRIADDVHCKNLDISLEHTDRGRGALDLAFLNSKGFGGNNATATILSPQITKSMMEKRHGKPAITASQVFNEKVVEQSEKYNAKASRGDLDVIYRFGEGMINESEIAISEEEICLPGMPPVKLPNGNPFEDMV; via the coding sequence ATGCAGCGCCTTCCCGTAATCACCGCATTCGGTGGATTCAACCCTGCTGGACGTAGTTCTTTCCATAGGGGGTACTCCCGCCTCGTGCTGGACAAGCTGGGCAAGGAGGAGCGGGATAGCACTCTTTCCGACCTGGCAGCCTTGATGGGCCTACGCTCCGGTGACGATGCTGGAGGCGCGTTGGAACCTGCCTTGGAGCAACAGGTATTGGACGGTACTCTGGTGCGCGAACTTGAGAGTCGCTATTACGATTACCGCAAATGCCACTTTCATCAGGCCGCCCATCTTGCTAACCCCCAGGGTTTGACATTCGAAATTTCCACTCGACAGCTTCCGCAGCCAGTACCTCCTCATTGGCAACTGGAGCCAGTTCAGGGTGGCAAGGTTCGCGTAACCACGACTGAACTCTCAGTTATGCTGGATAGTCACCGTGAAATTACCGTAGCGGCTGCCGGGCAGCTTCCGACGGGCTTTGAGCCGGGGACTAAATACAACTCTCGATTTCACCCGAGAGGCTTGCAGCTGGCTCTGTTGGGTGCCTCAGATGCGGTGCAGTCAATGGGCATTGACTGGGATACTGTTGTGTCTGCGGCTGGGCCGGGAAATATTTCGCTATATGCGGCCTCGGCCATGAGCCAGCTGGACCCATTCGGTAACGGCGGTTTATTGCAGTCTCGCCTGCGCGGTGGCCGTGTTAGCTCGAAGCAGTTGGCGTTGGGTTTAAACAGCATGCCTGCGGATTTTGTTAACGCCTATGTTCTCGGGAATGTTGGCTCTACCGGCGCTGTAGCGGGCGCTTGTGCGACCTTCCTGTATAACCTTCGCGCAGGGGTGGAAGATATTCGCTCGGGTAGGGCTAGAGTCGCAGTGATCGGTGCGGCAGAGGCGCCATTGGTTCCTGAGGTTGTTGATGGCTACTCGACGATGGGTGCTCTCGCCACCACTGAGAATTTGCGCAAGCTGTTTCCGGGAGAGGTTGATTACCGCCGTACCAGTCGCCCATTTGGCGAGAATTGTGGTTTTACTCTCGGTGAGGGCACCCAGTGGGTCATATTGATGGATGATGCTCTGGCTCTTGAGCTGGGCGCTTCGGTATATGGTTCTGTTGCCGGCGTGTTTACCAATGCCGATGGGACAAAAAAATCCATCTCCGCGCCCGGTCCCGGAAATTACCTGACGATGGCCAGAGCGATGGCGGAGGCTCGGGCAATTGTGGGTGAAGATAGTTTGCGACGTCGCAGTTTCATACAGGCCCATGGTTCCAGTACGCCGCAAAACAGAGTTACTGAATCCGCAATTTTCGATCGTTTAGCCGGCGTATTTGGCATAACAGAGTGGCCCATTTGTGCGGTTAAGGCATTTTTAGGGCATACCGTTGCCTCGGCTAGCGGGGATCAATTGGTCACGGCGCTGGGTGTGTTTGATCGGGGAATACTTCCCGGAGTAACCACTGTCGATCGTATCGCTGACGATGTTCATTGTAAGAATCTGGATATCTCCCTCGAGCATACCGACAGGGGGCGTGGGGCGCTGGATCTTGCGTTCCTGAACTCAAAAGGTTTTGGCGGCAATAATGCGACGGCAACAATCTTGTCTCCCCAGATTACAAAATCAATGATGGAAAAACGTCATGGCAAGCCCGCGATTACGGCGTCTCAAGTATTCAACGAGAAGGTTGTAGAGCAGAGTGAAAAATACAACGCCAAGGCTTCTCGTGGTGATCTTGATGTTATTTATCGATTTGGTGAGGGCATGATCAATGAAAGCGAGATTGCTATCTCAGAAGAAGAAATATGCCTGCCCGGAATGCCGCCGGTGAAACTGCCAAATGGAAATCCCTTTGAAGATATGGTGTGA
- a CDS encoding helix-turn-helix domain-containing protein gives MDDPEGDVGARLKVVRHIYGISQRELARRAGVTNATISFIELGKVSPSVSSLKKILGAIPMSLTDFFSLEISGAKQIFFRGSEVPDIGRGAVSCRLFEGAMANSGMSLLWKVFPAGEDSGFSLEPAEGEIGGVVVSGNLEVTVGSDFALLSAGDGYYFDAQRPHRFRNSGNCDCVVISAMTPAYRAASVDESSS, from the coding sequence ATGGATGATCCTGAAGGGGATGTTGGCGCCCGCTTGAAAGTGGTGCGCCACATTTACGGTATCTCACAGAGGGAGTTGGCAAGACGGGCTGGAGTAACCAACGCAACAATTTCTTTTATTGAACTGGGAAAGGTTAGTCCTTCTGTAAGCTCCCTAAAGAAAATATTAGGCGCCATTCCTATGTCGCTAACCGATTTTTTTTCCTTGGAAATATCGGGCGCAAAGCAAATTTTTTTTCGCGGAAGTGAGGTGCCTGATATCGGTCGCGGTGCTGTGTCCTGTCGTTTATTTGAAGGGGCAATGGCAAATTCCGGTATGTCGCTTTTGTGGAAGGTGTTTCCCGCTGGGGAGGACTCCGGTTTTTCTCTGGAGCCTGCCGAAGGGGAGATTGGCGGGGTGGTTGTCAGTGGCAACCTGGAGGTGACTGTCGGCTCTGACTTTGCTTTGCTAAGCGCAGGGGATGGATACTATTTTGATGCCCAGCGCCCTCATCGCTTCCGAAATTCTGGCAATTGTGACTGTGTGGTTATCAGTGCCATGACGCCGGCCTATAGGGCGGCCTCTGTAGATGAGTCCTCCTCCTGA
- the fadB gene encoding fatty acid oxidation complex subunit alpha FadB: MLFSGKALTVQMLDNGIAELKFDLQGESVNKFNRQTVSEFSQALDAIEAADGVKGVLLTSGKGVFIVGADITEFGDAFSAGAEGVADLMNQNNENINRLEDLPVPTAVAINGYALGGGFEVCLGCDFRLMGEEAKVGLPEVKLGLIPGWGGTVRLPRVVGVDVAAEWIAAGKEQKPASALEAHAVDAVVPTDKLKDAAIKLLERAINGELDYKASRETKKSPIPLNDTEALMAFFTTKAFVGQQAGKNYPSPVAAVESIEQGYKLTRDEALKIEQEKFIFCAQTGTAKSLVGLFLADQAISKVAKGWEKKADKPIERAAVLGAGIMGGGIAYQSAYKGTPIKMKDIDQKGIDLGLNEANKLLSKLVDRKRLTPVKMGEVLNRIEPTLSYDGFNDIDVVVEAVVENPKVKHAVLKEVETKVSEDTVIASNTSTISINHLAEPLSRPENFLGMHFFNPVHKMPLVEVIRGEKTSDTAVARVVAYANKMGKKAIVVRDCPGFLVNRVLFPYFAGFSMLVRDGADFQAVDKVMERWGWPMGPAYLMDVVGIDTGVHAESVMAEGFPDRMGKNFTAASDVMYEAGRYGQKNNKGFYNYEQDKKGRPKKVATEESYELLKPHVAERREFEKDEIIERMMVPMATELARCLEEGIVDSPAEADMALIYGIGFPPFRGGIFAWLDSIGLDEFVKIADKYADLGELYKPTDRMREMAASGKTYYGDK, translated from the coding sequence ATGTTATTTAGTGGCAAAGCGCTCACGGTACAGATGCTGGACAACGGCATCGCCGAGCTCAAATTCGACCTGCAAGGCGAATCCGTCAATAAATTTAACCGCCAGACGGTTTCTGAATTCTCCCAAGCGCTGGATGCTATCGAGGCAGCGGACGGTGTGAAAGGCGTACTGCTGACCAGTGGTAAAGGCGTCTTCATAGTTGGTGCTGATATCACTGAGTTTGGCGATGCTTTCTCTGCGGGTGCAGAGGGTGTTGCAGATCTGATGAATCAGAACAACGAAAATATTAACCGCCTGGAAGACCTGCCGGTTCCGACCGCGGTGGCCATCAATGGCTACGCACTCGGCGGTGGTTTTGAGGTGTGCCTGGGCTGTGACTTCCGCCTGATGGGTGAAGAAGCCAAAGTTGGCCTTCCCGAAGTTAAGCTGGGTCTGATCCCTGGGTGGGGCGGTACTGTTCGCCTGCCGCGAGTGGTGGGTGTTGACGTTGCCGCTGAGTGGATTGCAGCGGGTAAAGAGCAGAAGCCCGCCTCAGCGCTGGAGGCTCACGCAGTTGATGCTGTAGTTCCTACCGATAAGCTTAAAGATGCTGCGATCAAGTTGCTTGAGCGCGCCATCAATGGCGAACTGGATTACAAGGCCAGTCGCGAGACCAAGAAATCCCCGATTCCCTTGAATGACACTGAAGCGCTGATGGCCTTCTTTACCACCAAGGCTTTTGTGGGGCAGCAGGCGGGTAAAAACTACCCTTCCCCAGTAGCTGCGGTTGAGTCTATCGAGCAAGGTTATAAGCTGACCCGCGACGAAGCGCTGAAAATTGAGCAAGAGAAGTTCATTTTCTGTGCGCAGACTGGCACTGCAAAGTCTCTCGTAGGGCTGTTCCTGGCAGACCAGGCAATCAGCAAGGTTGCCAAGGGTTGGGAGAAGAAAGCCGATAAGCCGATTGAGCGTGCTGCAGTATTGGGTGCTGGCATCATGGGTGGCGGTATCGCCTACCAGTCCGCCTACAAAGGCACCCCAATTAAGATGAAGGATATCGACCAGAAGGGTATCGACCTCGGTCTGAATGAAGCGAATAAGCTGCTGTCCAAGCTGGTTGATCGCAAGCGCCTGACTCCGGTGAAAATGGGTGAAGTACTTAATCGCATCGAGCCGACCCTGAGTTACGACGGCTTCAACGATATCGACGTTGTTGTGGAAGCTGTAGTTGAAAACCCCAAGGTGAAGCACGCTGTACTGAAAGAAGTGGAAACCAAGGTAAGCGAAGATACCGTAATCGCTTCTAACACCTCCACCATCTCCATTAATCACCTGGCAGAGCCGCTTTCCCGCCCGGAAAACTTCCTCGGTATGCACTTCTTCAACCCAGTGCACAAAATGCCGCTGGTTGAAGTTATTCGTGGCGAAAAGACTTCCGACACCGCTGTAGCTCGCGTTGTCGCCTACGCTAACAAGATGGGCAAGAAGGCCATCGTTGTACGCGACTGCCCTGGATTCCTGGTTAACCGCGTTCTCTTCCCTTACTTTGCTGGTTTCTCCATGCTGGTGCGCGATGGTGCTGATTTCCAGGCCGTTGATAAGGTTATGGAGCGCTGGGGCTGGCCGATGGGCCCAGCTTACCTGATGGACGTTGTCGGTATTGATACCGGTGTTCACGCGGAAAGCGTAATGGCTGAAGGATTCCCTGATCGTATGGGTAAAAACTTCACTGCGGCTTCCGACGTAATGTATGAGGCGGGTCGCTACGGTCAGAAGAACAACAAAGGCTTCTACAACTACGAGCAGGACAAAAAAGGTCGCCCGAAGAAAGTGGCTACCGAAGAGTCCTACGAGCTGCTGAAACCGCATGTAGCTGAGCGTCGTGAGTTCGAAAAAGACGAAATTATTGAGCGCATGATGGTGCCTATGGCAACCGAGCTGGCTCGTTGCCTGGAAGAGGGTATCGTCGACTCCCCGGCTGAAGCCGATATGGCACTGATCTACGGCATTGGCTTCCCTCCATTCCGCGGTGGAATCTTTGCGTGGCTGGATAGCATCGGCTTGGATGAGTTCGTGAAGATTGCCGATAAGTACGCCGATCTGGGTGAGCTGTACAAGCCGACCGATCGCATGCGTGAAATGGCCGCAAGTGGCAAAACCTACTACGGCGACAAGTAA
- the fadA gene encoding acetyl-CoA C-acyltransferase FadA yields MSLNPRDAVIVDYARTAMGRSKNGVYRHVRADDMSAELLKKFLQRNDKLDPAEIDDLIWGCVMQRDEQGFNVARFILLRAGLPHTIPAQTVNRLCGSSMSSLHTAAANIQAGVGDVYVVGGVEHMGHLNMMEHVSPNPMLGRYMAKAAGSMGMTAEYLAMMHGIQRQQMDEFGARSHHRAAEATKAGKFNREIIAIEGHDDDGVPFLVETDQTIRPDTTVEGLAQLKPAFDPKHGQVTAGTSSQITDGASVMLVMSAERAQALGVTPIARVKEMALAGVDPSIMGYGPVPSTKKALKRSGLTVGDIDKFELNEAFAAQALPVLKDLDLLEQMDEKVNLYGGAIALGHPFGCSGVRITGTLLSVMQNEGGNLGVSTMCIGLGQGITTVVERV; encoded by the coding sequence ATGAGTTTAAATCCTAGAGATGCCGTAATCGTCGACTACGCGCGCACGGCCATGGGTCGCTCGAAGAATGGTGTATACCGCCATGTTCGCGCCGACGATATGTCTGCTGAGCTGCTGAAAAAATTCCTGCAGCGCAATGACAAGCTCGATCCCGCTGAGATCGATGACCTGATCTGGGGTTGCGTTATGCAGCGCGACGAGCAGGGCTTCAACGTAGCTCGTTTTATCCTGCTGCGCGCTGGCCTGCCGCATACCATCCCAGCCCAGACCGTCAATCGTCTGTGTGGCTCCTCTATGTCCTCCCTGCATACTGCAGCTGCCAACATCCAGGCTGGCGTTGGCGATGTGTACGTTGTGGGTGGTGTTGAGCACATGGGTCACCTGAACATGATGGAGCATGTCAGCCCCAACCCAATGCTGGGCCGCTATATGGCCAAAGCTGCCGGCTCCATGGGCATGACTGCTGAATACCTGGCAATGATGCACGGTATCCAGCGTCAGCAGATGGATGAGTTCGGCGCTCGCTCTCACCACCGTGCTGCCGAAGCTACCAAAGCTGGCAAATTCAATCGCGAGATTATTGCCATTGAAGGTCACGACGATGACGGCGTGCCTTTCCTGGTTGAGACTGATCAAACCATCCGTCCCGACACCACCGTCGAAGGTCTGGCCCAGCTGAAGCCGGCATTCGATCCCAAGCATGGCCAGGTGACTGCCGGTACTTCTTCCCAGATCACCGACGGTGCTTCAGTGATGCTGGTTATGTCCGCTGAGCGCGCTCAGGCTTTGGGTGTGACTCCTATTGCTCGAGTGAAAGAGATGGCGCTGGCTGGTGTTGATCCATCCATCATGGGTTACGGTCCGGTACCATCCACCAAGAAAGCGCTCAAGAGATCGGGCCTGACTGTCGGCGATATCGACAAGTTTGAGCTTAATGAGGCATTTGCGGCCCAGGCGTTGCCAGTGCTGAAGGATCTGGATCTGCTTGAACAGATGGATGAGAAGGTCAACCTGTACGGTGGCGCTATCGCTCTCGGCCACCCCTTTGGTTGCTCTGGTGTGCGTATTACCGGTACTTTGCTGAGTGTTATGCAAAATGAAGGTGGCAACCTGGGTGTATCCACTATGTGTATCGGTCTGGGGCAGGGTATTACCACTGTCGTAGAGCGAGTCTAA